A portion of the Oncorhynchus gorbuscha isolate QuinsamMale2020 ecotype Even-year linkage group LG19, OgorEven_v1.0, whole genome shotgun sequence genome contains these proteins:
- the LOC124005091 gene encoding glia maturation factor gamma-like, protein VRERLKMSFRFRKETNNAAILMKIEMEKQLVILEEEYEDISLDDLRNELPERQPRFIVYSYKYVHTDGRVSYPLCFIFSSPVGCKPEQQMMYAGSKNQLVSAAELKGQDYFLFQVFETRNIDDLSEEWLINKLSFFR, encoded by the exons gtcagggagaggttgaaaatgtca tttagATTTCGAAAAGAGACCAACAATGCAGCCATCCTGA TGAAAATTGAAATGGAGAAACAGCTTGTGATCCTGGAGGAAGAGTATGAG GACATCTCCCTGGATGACCTGAGGAATGAACTTCCAGAGCGGCAGCCAAG ATTCATTGTTTACAGCTACAAATACGTCCATACAGATGGCAGGGTGTCCTACCCGCTGTGTTTCATATTCTCAAGTCCAGTGG GGTGCAAGCCTGAGCAGCAAATGATGTACGCAGGCAGCAAGAACCAACTGGTCTCCGCAGCAGAGCTCAAAGGTCAGGACTATTTTCTGTTTCAG GTTTTTGAGACGCGAAACATAGACGACTTGTCTGAAGAGTGGCTGATAAACAAACTGTCTTTCTTTCGCTGA
- the LOC124004823 gene encoding serine/threonine-protein kinase TAO1-like produces the protein MPNTSRAGSLKDPDVAELFFKEDPEKLFSDLREIGHGSFGAVYFARDVRTTEVVAIKKMSYSGKQSNEKWQDIIKEVKFLQRIQHPNSIEYKGCYLREHTAWLVMEYCLGSASDVLEVHKKPLQEMEIAAITHGALQGLAYLHSHNMIHRDIKAGNVLLTEPGQVKLADFGSASIVSPANSFVGTPYWMAPEVILAMDEGQYDGKIDIWSLGITCIELAERKPPLFNMNAMSALYHIAQNESPTLQSSEWTDYFRNFVDSCLQKFPQDRPNSEVLLKHAFVQRERPDSVLMDLILRTKVAVRELDNLQYRKMKKILFQEAHNGPAAEAQDGDEEEPEQSGRTGTVSSVGSNQSIPSMSISASSQSSSVNSLTDAGDDKSELDMMEGDHTVMSNSSVIHLKPEKETTYREESEPNSRPLTEPQSPPAHTPRPKHHRNREHFATIRTASLVTRQMKEHEQDSELREQMSGYKRMRRQHQKQLMALENKVKAEMDEHRLRLDKELENQRNSFAQEMEKLIKKHQAAMEKDAKTFTNDEKKFQQHIQSQQKKELNSFLESQKREYKLRKEQLKEELNENQSTPKKEKQEWLSKQKENFQHFQAEEEANLLRRQRHYLELECRRFKRRILIARHNVEQDLVREELNKRQTQKDLEHAMLLRHHESMQELEFRQVNTIQKMRAELIRLQHQTELTNQQEYNKRRERELRRKHVMEVRQQPKSLKSKELQIKKQFQDTCKIQTRQFKALRNHLLESTPKSDHKAVLKRLKEEQTRKLAILAEQYDHSINEMLSTQALRLDEAQEAQCQVLRMQLQQELELLNAYQSKIKMQTDAQHDRERKDLEQRVSLRRALLEQKIEEEMLALQNERSERIRSLLERQAREIEAFDSESMRLGFNNMVLSNLSPEAFSHSFPGAPGSWAHPQTQHHSGGSSQGLHWGSGGSGHQGSHHHYHSGQGGSPMQQAWGQGMQGGGCPQPWGHPSAGPLGARGSGGVQNSPQALSRTASGGRSEQAMSRSTSVNSQISNGSHLSYT, from the exons ATGCCCAACACCAGTCGGGCGGGGAGCCTGAAGGACCCCGACGTTGCTGAGCTCTTCTTCAAGGAGGACCCCGAGAAACTGTTCTCAGACCTGCGAGAGATTGGACATGGCAGCTTCGGTGCAGTCTACTTT GCACGAGATGTGCGGACCACTGAGGTGGTGGCCATCAAAAAGATGTCATACAGTGGAAAACAATCCAACGAG AAATGGCAAGACATAATCAAGGAGGTGAAGTTTCTGCAGAGAATACAGCACCCAAACAGCATAGAGTATAAAGGATGCTATCTGCGAGAGCACACTGCCTGG ctGGTGATGGAGTACTGTCTAGGCTCTGCCTCAGATGTCCTGGAAG TTCATAAGAAACCCTTACAAGAAATGGAAATAGCAGCGATTACCCACGGTGCTCTACAGGGGCTGGCTTACCTTCATTCCCACAACATGATTCACCG agataTCAAGGCAGGGAACGTCTTGCTGACAGAGCCTGGCCAGGTGAAACTTGCAGATTTTGGTTCTGCCTCCATTGTCTCGCCAGCCAACTCTTTTGTGGGGACGCCATATTG GATGGCCCCAGAGGTAATCCTGGCTATGGACGAAGGTCAGTACGATGGGAAGATCGACATCTGGTCTCTGGGAATAACCTGCATTGAATTAG CTGAGAGAAAACCTCCACTGTTCAATATGAATGCGATGAGTGCCTTATATCACATAGCGCAGAATGAAAGCCCCACACTGCAGTCAAGTGAATG GACGGATTACTTCCGAAACTTTGTAGATTCTTGCCTTCAGAAATTCCCCCAAGACAGGCCCAACTCGGAGGTACTGTTAAAG caTGCGTTTGTGCAGCGGGAGCGGCCCGACTCTGTCCTGATGGACCTGATCCTGAGGACCAAGGTTGCAGTGCGGGAGCTGGACAACCTGCAGTACCGCAAGATGAAGAAGATCCTCTTCCAGGAGGCTCACAACGGCCCTGCAGCCGAGGCACAGGACGGAGACGAGGAG GAACCGGAGCAGAGTGGCAGGACAGGCACAGTGAGCAGCGTTGGCAGTAACCAGTCTATCCCCAGTATGTCGATCAGCGCCAGCTCCCAGAGCAGCTCTGTCAACAGCCTGACCGACGCCGGAGATGACAAGAGCGAACTGGACATGATGGAAGGAGACCACACAGTCATGTCCAACAGCTCCGTCATTCACCTCAAACCG GAGAAGGAGACGACTTATCGTGAAGAGTCGGAACCTAACAGCCGGCCGCTCACTGAGCCCCAGTCTCCCCCTGCACACACTCCACGGCCAAAACACCACCGCAACCGCGAGCACTTTGCCACAATACGCACAGCCTCCCTG GTGACCCGTCAGATGAAGGAGCACGAGCAGGACAGTGAGCTGAGAGAGCAGATGTCAGGCTATAAGAGGATGAGGAGGCAGCACCAGAAGCAGCTGATGGCCCTGGAGAACAAGGTGAAGGCTGAGATGGACGAACACCGGCTCCGTCTGGACAAAGAGCTGGAGAACCAGAGGAACAGCTTTGCCCAGGAGATGGAGAAACTCATTAAGAAGCACCAGGCCGCCATGGAGAAAGAT GCAAAGACCTTTACTAATGATGAGAAGAAGTTCCAGCAGCACATCCAGAGCCAGCAGAAGAAAGAGCTCAACAGCTTCCTAGAGTCCCAGAAACGAGAGTACAAACTCCGCAAGGAGCAGCTCAAAGAG GAGTTGAATGAGAACCAGTCGACCCCTAAGAAGGAGAAGCAGGAGTGGCTGTCCAAGCAGAAGGAGAACTTCCAGCACTTCCAGGCTGAGGAGGAGGCCAACCtgctgaggagacagagacacTACCTGGAGCTGGAGTGTCGACGCTTCAAGAGGAGGATCCTCATCGCTCGCCATAACGTGGAGCAGGACCTAGTGAGAGAG GAGCTGAATAAGCGTCAGACGCAGAAGGACCTGGAGCATGCCATGCTGCTGCGGCACCATGAGTCCATGCAGGAGCTGGAGTTCCGCCAGGTCAACACCATCCAGAAGATGAGGGCTGAGCTGATCCGCCTGCAGCACCAGACAGAACTCACCAACCAGCAGGAGTACAacaagagaagggagagagagctcCGGCGCAAACACGTCATGGAGGTCCGACAGCAGCCCAAGAGCCTCAAG tCCAAAGAGCTCCAGATTAAGAAACAGTTCCAAGACACATGTAAGATCCAGACCAGACAGTTCAAGGCCTTGAGAAACCACCTACTGGAGAGCACACCAAAGTCTGACCACAAGGCTGTCCTGAAGCGTCTAAAGGAGGAGCAGACCCGCAAGCTGGCCATCCTGGCTGAGCAGTACGACCACTCTATCAACGAGATGCTCTCCACACAGGCT CTGCGTTTGGATGAGGCTCAGGAGGCTCAGTGCCAGGTGCTGAGGATGCAGCTGCAGCAGGAGTTGGAGCTACTCAACGCCTACCAGAGCAAGATCAAGATGCAGACGGACGCCCAGCACGACCGTGAGCGGAAGGACCTGGAGCAGAGAGTGTCCCTCCGGAGGGCCCTACTGGAGCAGAAG ATTGAGGAGGAGATGCTGGCTCTTCAGAATGAGCGTTCGGAGAGGATCCGTAGCCTGCTGGAGCGCCAGGCCAGGGAGATCGAAGCGTTCGACTCGGAGAGCATGCGTCTAGGCTTCAACAACATGGTGCTGTCCAACCTCTCCCCAGAGGCCTTTAGCCACAGCTTCCCCGGGGCCCCAGGCAGCTGGGCCCACCCCCAGACACAGCACCACTCTGGGGGCTCCTCTCAAGGGCTACACTGGGGCAGTGGAGGGTCAGGGCACCAAGGCagccatcaccactaccactctggtcAGGGAGGGTCCCCCATGCAGCAAGCCTGGGGCCAAGGCATGCAGGGAGGCGGGTGTCCTCAGCCGTGGGGCCACCCCTCGGCAGGGCCCCTGGGGGCCAGAGGCAGTGGAGGAGTGCAGAACAGCCCCCAGGCACTGAGCAGGACAGCCTCAGGGGGGCGCAGTGAGCAGGCTATGAGCAGGAGCACCAGTGTCAACTCTCAGATATCCAATGGGTCTCACCTGTCCTACACATAG
- the LOC124005474 gene encoding RNA polymerase II-associated factor 1 homolog yields the protein MAPTIQTQAQRDSDGHRSSSHRTVPERSGVVCRVKYCNSLPDIPFDPKFITYPFDQHRFVQYKATSLEKQHKHELLTEPDLGVTIDLINPDTYRVDPSILLDPADEKLLEEDITAPSSSKRSQQHAKVVPWMRKTEYISTEFNRYGVSNEKVEVKIGVSVKQQFTEEEIYKDRDSQIAAIEKTFEDAQKPIAQHYSKPRVTPVEVMPVFPDFKMWINPCAQVIFDSDPAPKDMSAPQGVEMMSQAMIRGMMDEEGNQFVAYFLPNEETIRKRKRDVDEELDYMPDDLYDYKIAREYNWNVKNKASKGYEENYFFIFRDGDGVYYNELETRVRLSKRRAKAGAQSTTNAVLVCKHRDMNDKELEAQDARKAQLENHEPEDEEEDMDLGKLQDSGDEKGSESEGDNSDSDSDREDVDGKRSGAEDDEEGVKRRRKASGSGSESGEEEVKLADEVEIFGSDDDSDDDDNEPKDGAARSSGEEGSGSHRERSRSVSPAHSSGSDHSEGGRAQSGSGSEQASDSSDGSDSE from the exons ATGGCTCCAACTATCCAGACACAAGCACAGCGAGACTCAGACGGTCACAG GAGTTCATCACACAGAACTGTTCCAGAGAG GTCTGGAGTGGTCTGTCGGGTAAAGTACTGCAACAGCCTGCCTGACATCCCATTTGATCCCAAATTCATCACATATCCATTTGACCAGCACAG GTTTGTGCAGTACAAGGCTACGTCGTTAGAGAAGCAACACAAACACGAACTGCTTACTGAGCCTGATCTTGGCGTCACCATCGACCTCATTAACCCAGACACCTACCGTGTCGACCCCAGCA TTCTTCTTGATCCAGCTGATGAGAAGTTATTGGAGGAAGACATCACAGCTCCATCCAGCTCGAAAAG ATCTCAGCAGCACGCCAAGGTGGTCCCGTGGATGAGAAAGACTGAGTACATCTCTACAGAGTTCAACAGATATGGTGTCTCCAATGAGAAAGTGGAAGTCAA GATCGGTGTGTCTGTCAAACAGCAGTTCACAGAGGAGGAGATATACAAGGATAGGGACAGCCAGATTGCTGCTATTGAAAAGACTTTTGAGGATGCACAGAAACCG ATTGCCCAGCACTACAGTAAACCCAGAGTCACTCCTGTGGAGGTGATGCCTGTGTTCCCTGACTTCAAG ATGTGGATCAACCCGTGTGCTCAGGTAATCTTCGACTCTGATCCTGCTCCTAAAGACATGTCAGCACCCCAAGGTGTGGAGATGATGTCACAGGCCATGATTAG AGGTATGATGGATGAGGAAGGAAACCAGTTTGTGGCCTACTTCCTGCCCAATGAGGAAACGATTCGCAAGCGCAAGAGAGACGTGGATGAGGAGCTGGACTACATGCCTGATGATCT gtatGACTATAAGATAGCCAGGGAGTACAACTGGAATGTGAAGAACAAAGCCAGCAAGGGCTACGAGGAGAACTACTTCTTTATCttcagagatggagatggagtctACTACAACGAGCTGGAGACCAG AGTACGGCTGAGTAAGAGGAGAGCTAAGGCTGGAGCCCAGTCTACTACAAACGCTGTGCTGGTGTGTAAGCACAGAGACATGAATGACAAGGAGCTGGAAGCCCAG GATGCGCGTAAGGCTCAGCTGGAGAACCATGAACCAGAGGACGAAGAAGAGGACATGGACTTGGGTAAACTGCAGGACTCTG GTGATGAGAAGGGcagcgagagcgagggagacaactCTGACAGTGACTCTGACAGGGAGGATGTGGATGGAAAGCGGAGTGGAGCTGAGGATGATGAAGAGGGAGTGAAGCGGAGGAGGAAGGCCAGTGGTAGCGGCAGTGAGAGTGGCGAGGAGGAGGTCAAGCTGGCGGATGAGGTGGAGATCTTCGGTAGCGACGACGACAGTGATGACGATGACAACGAGCCCAAGGATGGAGCAGCCCGGAGCAGTGGGGAGGAGGGCAGTGGGAGCCATAGGGAGAGGAGTAGGAGCGTGTCTCCGGCCCACAGTAGCGGTAGTGACCACTCAGAGGGTGGCCGTGCCCAGAGTGGGAGTGGCAGTGAGCAGGCCTCCGACTCCAGCGACGGCAGTGACAGTGAATAA